Proteins encoded in a region of the Panthera tigris isolate Pti1 chromosome B2, P.tigris_Pti1_mat1.1, whole genome shotgun sequence genome:
- the LOC102971644 gene encoding olfactory receptor 2B6: MKGVNASAPWEFTLLGFSDRPRLELPLFVVFFISYVATIFGNLTIILVSRLDPKLHTPMYFFLTNLSLLDLCYTTSTVPQMLVNLCSTRKVISYGGCVAQLFMFLALGATECVLLAVMSFDRFVAICRPLHYSVVMHQRLCLQLAAASWITGFSNSVWLSALTLQLPLCGRKEVDHFLCEVPALLKLSCVDTTANEAELFFVSVLFHLIPLALILVSYAFIARAVLRIQSAEGRRKAFGTCGSHLIVVSLFYGTAISVYLQPPSPNSKDRGKMVSLFYGIIAPMLNPLIYTLKNKEVKEAFKRLVARAALIKK, from the coding sequence ATGAAGGGGGTAAATGCGAGCGCCCCCTGGGAGTTCACCCTCTTAGGTTTCTCAGATCGACCGCGGCTGGAGCTCCCACTCTTTGTGGTCTTCTTCATTTCTTACGTGGCCACTATCTTTGGGAATCTGACCATTATTCTCGTGTCACGCCTGgaccccaaactccacacccccatgtactttttTCTTACCAATCTGTCACTCCTGGACCTTTGCTACACCACAAGTACAGTTCCACAAATGCTGGTCAATTTATGCAGCACCAGGAAGGTAATTAGTTACGGCGGCTGTGTGGCCCAGCTTTTCATGTTTCTAGCTTTGGGGGCCACTGAATGTGTTCTCCTGGCCGTCATGTCCTTTGATAGGTTTGTCGCTATTTGTCGGCCTCTCCATTACTCGGTCGTCATGCACCAGAGGCTGTGCCTCCAGCTGGCGGCCGCTTCCTGGATTACGGGTTTCAGCAACTCAGTGTGGTTGTCCGCCTTGACCCTTCAGCTGCCGCTCTGTGGCCGTAAAGAAGTGGATCACTTCCTCTGTGAAGTCCCTGCTCTGCTCAAGTTGTCCTGTGTAGACACGACAGCAAACGAGGCTGAACTATTCTTTGTGAGTGTGCTGTTCCATCTAATACCCTTGGCCCTCATCCTTGTGTCGTATGCTTTTATTGCCCGAGCAGTGTTGAGAATCCAGTCTGCGGAAGGTAGACGAAAGGCATTTGGGACATGTGGCTCCCATCTAATTGTGGTGTCACTGTTCTATGGCACTGCTATCTCCGTGTACCTGCAACCACCATCCCCCAACTCCAAGGACCGGGGCAAGATGGTGTCCCTCTTCTATGGGATCATCGCACCCATGCTGAACCCCCTTATATACACACTTAAGAATAAAGAGGTAAAGGAGGCCTTTAAAAGGTTGGTTGCAAGAGCCGCCTTAATCAAGAAAtga